In Capricornis sumatraensis isolate serow.1 chromosome 16, serow.2, whole genome shotgun sequence, a genomic segment contains:
- the LOC138093184 gene encoding LOW QUALITY PROTEIN: olfactory receptor 51M1-like (The sequence of the model RefSeq protein was modified relative to this genomic sequence to represent the inferred CDS: inserted 2 bases in 2 codons) produces the protein MTAQYPLHPHIVLLANLTRLSPMLYLTGFPGLETVEHWIFIFFFLMYLVAISGNCFILIIVKTNPRLHTPMYYLLSFLAFTDLGLSVSTLPTTMGIFWFKSHGIYLGACQVQMFCIHSFSFMESSVLLVMSFDRFVAICYPLRYSVIITGQRVLRAGLVVILRGPIATVPXVLLLKTFPYCGSRVLSHSFCLHQEVIHLACTDTTLNNLYGLSLXDLMLIALSYGVILHTVARLASKEEQLRAFQTCASHLCAVLVFFLPMMGLSLVHRFGKNAPPALHLLMANVYLFVPPMLNPIIYSIKTKEIRRVISKLLG, from the exons ATGACAGCCCAATATCCCCTCCATCCTCACATCGTGCTCCTGGCCAACCTCACGCGGCTCAGCCCCATGCTCTACCTCACTGGCTTTCCCGGATTGGAAACCGTCGAGCACTGGATCTTCATCTTCTTCTTCCTGATGTACCTCGTGGCCATCTCGGGCAACTGCTTCATCCTGATAATTGTTAAGACCAACCCTCGCttgcacacccccatgtactatCTACTCTCCTTTCTGGCCTTCACTGACCTGGGCCTGTCAGTGTCCACCTTGCCCACTACTATGGGCATCTTTTGGTTCAAGTCCCATGGCATCTACCTTGGAGCCTGCCAAGTCCAGATGTTCTGTATCCACTCCTTTTCCTTCATGGAGTCCTCAGTGCTCCTTGTCATGTCCTTTGATCGGTTTGTGGCCATCTGTTATCCTCTGAGGTACTCAGTCATCATCACTGGCCAGCGAGTACTCAGGGCAGGCCTGGTTGTCATCCTGCGGGGACCTATAGCCACTGTAC TTGTTCTCCTCCTGAAGACTTTCCCTTACTGTGGGTCTAGAGTCCTCTCCCACTCTTTCTGCCTGCACCAGGAGGTGATACACTTGGCCTGCACAGACACCACCCTCAACAACCTGTATGGGCTGTCAT GTGATCTGATGCTCATTGCACTGTCCTATGGGGTCATCCTGCACACAGTGGCAAGACTGGCCTCCAAAGAGGAGCAGCTCCGAGCCTTCCAAACGTGCGCCTCAcacctctgtgctgtgctggTATTCTTTTTGCCCATGATGGGGCTGTCCTTGGTTCACCGCTTTGGGAAGAATGCTCCACCTGCTCTCCACCTTCTGATGGCCAATGTCTACCTCTTTGTGCCTCCCATGCTTAATCCAATCATATACAGTATTAAGACCAAGGAGATTCGCCGTGTCATCAGCAAGCTCCTAGGTTAA
- the LOC138093189 gene encoding LOW QUALITY PROTEIN: olfactory receptor 51M1-like (The sequence of the model RefSeq protein was modified relative to this genomic sequence to represent the inferred CDS: substituted 1 base at 1 genomic stop codon), with amino-acid sequence MTAQYPLHPHIVLLANLTRLSPMLYLTGFPGLETVEPWIFIFFFLMYLVAISGNCFILIIVKTNPRLHTPMYYLLSFLAFTDLGLSVSTLPTTMGIFWFKSHGIYFGACQVQMFXIHSFSFMESSVLLIMSFDRFAAICYPLRYSVIITGQRVLRAGLVVILRGPIATVPIVLLLKTFPYCGSTVLSHSFCLHQEVIHLACTDTTFNNLYGLILVTFTVVLDLVLIALSYGVILHTVARLASKEERLRAFQTCTSHLCAVLVFFVPMVGLSLIHRFGKHAPLAVHLFMANVYLFVPPMLNPIIYSIKTKEIRHAISKLLGLRKASAES; translated from the coding sequence ATGACAGCCCAATATCCCCTCCATCCTCACATCGTGCTCCTGGCCAACCTCACGCGGCTCAGCCCCATGCTCTATCTCACTGGCTTTCCCGGATTGGAAACCGTCGAGCCCTGGATCTTCATCTTCTTCTTCCTGATGTACCTCGTGGCCATCTCGGGCAACTGCTTCATCCTGATAATTGTTAAGACCAACCCTCGCttgcacacccccatgtactatCTACTCTCCTTTCTGGCCTTCACTGACCTGGGCCTGTCAGTGTCCACCTTGCCCACTACTATGGGCATCTTTTGGTTCAAGTCCCATGGCATCTACTTTGGAGCCTGCCAAGTCCAGATGTTCTGAATCCACTCCTTTTCCTTCATGGAGTCCTCAGTGCTCCTTATCATGTCCTTTGATCGGTTTGCGGCCATCTGTTATCCCCTGAGGTACTCAGTCATCATCACTGGCCAGCGAGTACTCAGGGCAGGCCTGGTTGTCATCCTGCGGGGACCTATAGCCACTGTACCCATTGTTCTCCTCCTGAAGACTTTCCCTTACTGTGGGTCTACAGTCCTCTCCCATTCTTTCTGCCTGCACCAGGAGGTGATACACTTGGCCTGCACAGACACCACCTTCAACAACCTGTACGGGCTGATACTGGTGACGTTCACTGTGGTGCTGGACCTGGTGCTCATTGCACTGTCCTACGGGGTCATCCTGCACACAGTGGCAAGACTGGCCTCCAAAGAGGAGCGGCTCCGAGCCTTCCAAACATGCACCTCAcacctctgtgctgtgctggTATTCTTTGTGCCCATGGTGGGACTGTCCCTGATACATCGCTTTGGGAAACATGCCCCACTTGCTGTTCACCTTTTTATGGCCAATGTCTACCTCTTTGTGCCTCCCATGCTTAATCCAATCATATACAGTATTAAAACCAAGGAGATCCGCCATGCCATCAGCAAGCTCCTGGGTCTTAGAAAGGCCAGTGCTGAGTCATGA